The following proteins are co-located in the Apium graveolens cultivar Ventura chromosome 5, ASM990537v1, whole genome shotgun sequence genome:
- the LOC141661188 gene encoding uncharacterized protein LOC141661188, giving the protein MAFGGITVVLGGDFRQILPVINQGLRGDVVSATITRSPLWLNSKILLLYRAEFTYYSVDKAEDFGGTATELSFAFPPEYLNSINVPGLPPHNLKLKEGVAVMLMRNLNQTLGLCNGTRMMIMRCLKQCVECEVICGAFVGTKHFIPRMELCPTDTKLPFKLIRKQMPLQICYSMTINKFHGQSLERVGLYLPNPVFTHGQFYVAISRVTSPKGLKVFVDSKNGDSMDVTKNVVYKEIFYNIPV; this is encoded by the exons ATGGCGTTTGGAGGCATAACAGTAGTTCTTGGTGGTGATTTCCGTCAGATCTTGCCTGTCATTAACCAGGGCTTGCGCGGTGATGTAGTATCTGCTACAATAACCAGGTCTCCATTATGGTTGAATTCGAAGATTTTGTTGTTGTACC GTGCAGAATTTACATATTACAGCGTGGATAAAGCGGAAGATTTTGGCGGAACTGCAACTGAATTGAGCTTTGCTTTTCCTCCTGAGTATCTAAATTCAATCAATGTTCCTGGGCTGCCACCTCATAATCTTAAGTTGAAAGAAGGTGTTGCAGTTATGCTAATGCGCAATTTAAATCAAACCCTTGGTCTATGCAACGGAACAAGGATGATGATTATGCGTTGTTTGAAGCAATGTGTTGAATGTGAGGTAATATGTGGCGCATTTGTTGGTACAAAACATTTTATTCCAAGAATGGAACTTTGTCCAACCGATACAAAGCTTCCATTCAAGTTGATTCGTAAACAAATGCCGCTACAAATTTGTTATTCAATGACTATCAACAAGTTCCACGGGCAGTCCCTAGAGCGAGTTGGTTTGTATTTGCCTAATCCTGTTTTTACACATGGGCAATTCTACGTTGCAATAAGTCGTGTAACTTCCCCTAAAGGTTTGAAGGTGTTCGTCGACTCAAAGAATGGTGACTCAATGGATGTTACAAAGAATGTTGTGTACAAAGAAATTTTTTATAACATTCCTGTATAG